From the Oryza glaberrima chromosome 5, OglaRS2, whole genome shotgun sequence genome, one window contains:
- the LOC127773595 gene encoding ferrochelatase-2, chloroplastic — MWSSSQASTRGVIEVGRVEAGPSHFPKRPAPRNSSRVNLSRTYAIKSCSVSSRTGLCLGQCYHKKSSACKCKLGWSSQPLSSLRHHLRVHSSASEAVLTSQSDFTKLLVGNEKIGVLLLNLGGPETLDDVQPFLFNLFADPDIIRLPRLFRFLQKPLAQFISVVRAPKSKEGYASIGGGSPLRQITDAQAEALRKALCDKDIPAKVYVGMRYWHPFTEEAIEQIKRDGITKLVVLPLYPQFSISTSGSSLRLLEGIFREDEYLVNMQHTVIPSWYQREGYIKAMATLIEKELRTFSEPQKVMIFFSAHGVPLAYVEEAGDPYKAEMEECVDLIMEELEKRGITNSCTLAYQSRVGPVEWLRPYTDETIIELGQKGVKSLLAVPISFVSEHIETLEEIDVEYKELALESGIKHWGRVPALGCEPTFITDLADAVIESLPYVGAMAVSNLEARQPLVPLGSVEELLAAYDSKRDELPPPVTVWEWGWTKSAETWNGRAAMLAVLALLVLEVTTGEGFLHQWGILPLFH, encoded by the exons atgtGGTCGTCGAGCCAGGCGAGCACGAGGGGCGTGATTGAGGTGGGGAGGGTGGAGGCGGGGCCTTCCCATTTCCCCAAGAGGCCCGCGCCGCGGAATTCCTCCAG GGTCAATCTGTCAAGGACATATGCAATTAAATCTTGTTCAGTGAGTAGCCGTACAGGGCTTTGCCTTGGACAATGTTATCATAAGAAGTCTTCTGCTTGCAAATGCAAGTTGGGATGGTCTTCTCAACCACTGTCTAGCTTGAGGCATCACTTAAGAGTACATTCATCAGCATCGGAGGCGGTTCTTACTTCCCAATCTGATTTCACAAAACTTCTTGTTGGGAATGAAAAAATTGGTGTTCTCTTGCTGAATCTTGGAGGTCCAGAGACCCTTGATGATGTGCAGCCTTTCTTGTTTAATCTATTTGCTGATCCG GACATTATCCGTCTTCCTAGATTGTTTCGCTTTCTTCAGAAGCCATTAGCACAATTTATATCTGTTGTAAGAGCACCAAAGAGCAAGGAAGGCTATGCATCCATCGGTGGTGGTTCTCCTCTTCGTCAAATTACTGATGCACAG GCTGAAGCACTGAGGAAAGCATTATGTGATAAAGATATTCCTGCCAAGGTGTATGTTGGAATGCGTTACTGGCATCCATTCACTGAGGAAGCTATAGAACAA ATAAAACGGGATGGCATCACAAAACTTGTTGTACTTCCTCTGTACCCCCAGTTCTCCATATCAACTAGTGGTTCAAGTCTCCGTTTACTGGAGGGCATATTCAG AGAGGATGAGTATCTGGTGAATATGCAGCATACAGTTATACCTTCCTGGTATCAGAGGGAGGGATATATCAAGGCTATGGCAACTTTGATTGAGAAGGAACTGCGAACATTTTCAGAACCCCAAAAG GTTATGATATTTTTCAGTGCCCATGGAGTTCCTCTGGCATATGTAGAAGAAGCTGGTGATCCATACAAAGCAGAGATGGAAGAGTGTGTGGATCTTATCATGGAGGAACTCGAAAAAAGAGGAATAACAAACTCATGCACGCTTGCCTATCAG AGCCGAGTGGGGCCAGTTGAATGGCTGAGGCCCTACACTGATGAGACAATTATCGAGTTGGGGCAGAAAGGGGTGAAGAGCCTTCTAGCTGTTCCCATCAG TTTTGTCAGTGAACATATTGAAACTTTGGAAGAAATCGATGTAGAATACAAGGAGTTGGCTTTAGAATCCGGCATCAAGCACTGGGGACGAGTTCCTGCATTAGGTTGTGAACCCACGTTCATAACAGATCTTGCCGATGCTGTTATTGAAAGCTTGCCTTATGTTGGTGCTATGGCAGTTTCAAACCTTGAAGCTCGACAG CCGCTGGTGCCACTTGGGAGTGTGGAAGAACTGCTAGCGGCGTACGACTCGAAACGCGACGAGCTGCCCCCTCCAGTGACTGTATGGGAGTGGGGCTGGACGAAGAGCGCGGAGACCTGGAATGGACGGGCTGCTATGCTGGCCGTGCTGGCTCTCCTAGTGCTGGAGGTGACAACCGGAGAAGGGTTCTTGCACCAGTGGGGCATCCTGCCTTTGTTCCACTGA